The Ananas comosus cultivar F153 linkage group 4, ASM154086v1, whole genome shotgun sequence region ATTTGAACTGCAAATGAGAGGGATTAGTCTTTGATGAGTCGATTAATTGATCTTTTGTTGTGATTTTTCAACTTGATCTCGAAGTCGATCTGAGATTTCTTGGTTTCTGATGTGTTTTCCTTGGATTCACCTCTTCTTATGTCGAAATCCCTAATGTGAAAGGATGTATAGTTGGATTAGGGCTCAGAATGTTTGCTTTTGGTTGAATAATGAGAGTGATTAGTGTTCCTGGATAGCGATCTAAAGATTTCGTAGCTTCTGAATTGTTCGCTTGTTTTCTCCTCTTGCTGTGTTGATCACAAATCGTTTGGATGTTTTATGTTAGATATTTACATTTCGTTCATCTTACTGTAGATTTGTTGGTAGTTTACTTGGATTTGTGTtcagaatatttattttcaactcAAGATTGGGATAGAAATCATAATTTCTTACAGGTCATTCGGTTGATTTCTTTTTGCCCTCAATCCGAGACTAGAACACTGGGATCTTGAATTTTCTTGTGAATTTAGTTGTAGGCTCTACCCCAATCTGGTCTTGTCTCTCGgttagaatataaattttatctgTTCCTGCATTCCTATTGTAGTCTCTTCATTTGAGTCAAATTCTTGTAATTTTAGACTCCGTTGGTGGATGAAATGTGTTCTTACACCAGTATCTTACACCAGTATCTTCTTTGTAGTTTTAGGTAAAGATGAGAGAAATCCTCCACGTGCAGGGTGGCCAATGCGGCAACCAGATCGGATCCAAGTTCTGGGAGGTTGTGTGTGACGAGCACGGTATCGACCCCACGGGTCGCTACGCCGGCACCTCTGATCTCCAGCTGGAGCGCGTCAATGTGTACTACAACGAGGCCTCCTGCGGGAGGTTCGTCCCTCGTGCCGTGCTTATGGATCTGGAGCCAGGCACCATGGACAGTGTCCGCACCGGACCCTATGGCCAGATCTTCCGCCCTGACAACTTTGTCTTTGGACAGTCGGGCGCTGGTAACAACTGGGCCAAGGGGCACTACACTGAGGGGGCCGAGCTCATTGATTCGGTCCTCGATGTGGTCCGGAAGGAGGCCGAGAACTGTGATTGCCTCCAAGGTTTATTACATTTCTCTCATGTTCTTACTTGCTCTTTATCCTTCATCAGAGTGCTCTGGTTGGCATTTGCTTATCTGTATTATAATCTGTGTAACTAGGGTTATTATTCATGTTTTGctttatattgttctatttcaCCTTGATTAGTGCTTATTTTAACTTTCTGAAATTTATTGTTCGAATTTTGTGCATATTATCAGCTtgatataaacttttaatttcacaAGGATATCTCTgtgaattattattgttattgatgATTAGTGCTTATTTttactttctaaaatttattgttTGAATTTTGTGCATATTATCAGCttgatatgaatttttaatttcacaAGGATATCTctgaattattattgttattgatttctcccttttcttttaaattttgaattttgttccTCAGAAATGTTTCCTCTGTTATTTTCAGATTTTGTTTGTATTTCATAATTATCATTCATGTTAGATTCTTCTTTTTGTGGCATATAATTATTGGCTTCACTCAAAAAGTTGGTACTGGTGGGTACTAGCTGTTGTGGTAGTTATGACCTTATGAGTACTCTGTTCCTATTATggccttttcttttgttatatcttattattaattagtattcCTGTTCATGAAGTAATATTTTTCTCTTGCAATTTCTTGACAGATACATTATGTTTATATTATATCTTAAATTTCTTCATGTagatagagtttttttttttttaaaaaaaaatgaaatttaccTGACATATCTCATATTTCTTTAGTAAATTTTCTGTCCTCTGTTTTTGTGCTTCAGGGTTCCAAGTATGCCACTCCCTTGGTGGAGGAACGGGATCTGGAATGGGAACCCTTCTGATCTCAAAGATCAGGGAGGAGTACCCTGACCGGATGATGCTTACATTCTCTGTTTTCCCTTCGCCAAAGGTCTCCGACACAGTTGTTGAACCATATAACGCAACTCTTTCTGTGCATCAGTTGGTTGAGAATGCAGATGAATGCATGGTGCTGGACAATGAAGCTCTCTATGATATCTGCTTCCGCACTCTCAAGCTTACCACTCCTAgctgtaagtttttttttttttcatttattattcATGCCTTTAATTATATGGTATTTCTATAGATGTGTAGCAGGTTTCCCTACTACAAGCATTTTATATAGTTCTGCTCATGAGAAATATGTTAAGGTTTAAAAGCATTTTAAAAGCCTTAGATTTTGGTCCTAGCATATGGGGCCCACTACTTAGATGAAGGTTACAGGCTGTTTAAATGCATCTTGATAGGAAGCTATGATTTTATAATACTTCGAATACCTGGAAGTTTCAATTTGACTTGAGATGTAACATACATGATAGAGATAATCCGTTTATCTCATTCAAGACACTAGTTAGGACCATTATTTCGGATCAACATAAATTGTTTTGTGGTGCCATAATTATTGCCTGAGATAAAAGCTATGGAACTATTAAAACTTTGAATTGATTCTGACGTTTCCTAGAAGTGGCAGGTACTTAAAAGCTGTGATGAGTTGTCACTTTtaagatttaatataataaattgagCTTGGTACGGTTCTGTTCAATGACAGTGATGCCACATCTGCTGGTGTTTACCACTTTCAGGCATCTCAagatattaaaaagaaaagaataaaagattgGGTTGGTTGCATAGTAGTATCATAATATATCCGTGATGCCTGCTTGCTAGTTGTGTCTCCACCTACTTACGTCAAACTGGGAAAGAGCTATTAATACCTTATCACAACCCAAAATTTCTTTAAGACCATAGAGGGATTTCATTTTCTTGAGTTTAATGATTGCTAGGCACAAATTAGTGACAGTGCCACAGAATGGATGGATACCTCCAGCATTGAAAGACGTAAAAATGCATACTGATTTTTTGCAAGTTTTTGTGAGGGCTATTAGCTGTATTAACTTGATAACTTACTGTTGAAACAAAATGAGAATAGCAGTAAATTTAGCTCAAATGTTTGGTTAAATGTAAAGCTAGTATTCATTATGATGTTTATGCTTCAAGATCATGAACATGCTCAATTAACATTGCATGATTGACTAAAAATTACTATCAAACAAGAATATgcaattttaattattgatatAAACAAGCTATTAATTGAAGAAAGGGTTATACAATAGCAATACATACAGGTAATCAAACTCGTTATTAGTGTAATTTATTTCACAGCATGTACAATCACGATAAGTTCTAATTAATCTAGGATGGATTATAGTTACTTTATACCATGAAAGCTAGAATAATTTTGGAAGGGACAAAACCCACCTTTTGAGGGCAGTCTGTAGACCGTCGGATCATAATACTTGATGCCACATGTAGTTGGCCTTCCCCTGATGAGCCTAGACCAATTCAAAGTTACTTATATTAGGTTTAGATTATGTAATCTTGactcattttaatatttaaaaatctaacaTGGTTTTATTCATTTTCAGATTTCACATTAAAATTGGGTCCAAGGGTGTAAGAACACTTCCAAACTGTAGCCAATCCATAGatatagtaaaatcaaacttttgaaaggttggatagctgATTAAAAATAGCTCATAGTTTAggtaatttatatatagttttaccTTTAATAAGTTCAGGTTGTTTGTTATTTGCATAAGCATTTGTATATGTGCCTCCTGCAAAAAATAACAAAGGACGTTGCTCTGTTGTAGATACTATTAAGGCCATTTGCCAATTTAGGTTCTCTAATTAGATTTTTTACCTTTGGTGAAAATGATAAGTGCCTTATTGAACTTGGAACTCATAGTTTGTAATGGATCATACATTTATTCAAGCAACTTGAGCTTGTTAGGCTATGTTTGATGATTATGTTGGGTGGTTTTGTAACAGTTCTAGTTCTATCGAGAATAAACCTAGCGACCACTACAACTATCTCCCAGTTTGTTTCCCTTAATTTGGTAGAATAAGGCAGAAAAGTGAGTTCATCACATTAATGTTGCCAAAACACGTAGTACATAAAGAATATCATGTTCTTATTGTATTTATTTGGAAGTACTGTATGGCCTTTTGTAATGATTTTATGTATGACAAACTTTCATTTAAGCGCAAACATGGTTTGTAATGCTGGAGGAAAAACGGCAATGTGAAGTTACTTGAAATAGCTTGCATAAGTCTTTTGTTTTTCTACATTGTATATGCTATAAGCATTTATTCGCTTGGTTTGGATTCATGTAATTTTCCCACTAAATTATCTATTCTTAGAACAGTTGGCGACCTCAATCACTTGATCTCTGCGACCATGAGTGGCGTCACATGCTGCCTCCGCTTTCCTGGCCAGCTCAATTCTGATCTCCGCAAGCTGGCAGTCAACCTGATCCCCTTCCCGCGTCTCCACTTCTTCATGGTCGGCTTCGCACCCCTCACCTCCCGTGGGTCACAGCAGTACCGGGCCCTAACCGTGCCTGAGCTCACCCAGCAGATGTGGGACTCCAAGAACATGATGTGTGCTGCTGACCCCCGCCATGGCCGCTACCTCACTGCCTCTGCCATGTTCCGAGGCAAGATGAGCACCAAAGAAGTCGACGAACAAATGATCAACGTCCAAAACAAGAACTCTTCCTACTTTGTGGAGTGGATACCCAACAATGTCAAATCCAGCGTGTGCGATATCCCCCCGCGCGGACTCTCAATGGCGTCAACCTTCATTGGTAACTCAACTTCCATTCAGGAGATGTTTAGGAGGGTGAGCGAGCAGTTCACGGCCATGTTCAGGAGGAAGGCCTTCTTGCACTGGTACACAGGTGAGGGCATGGACGAGATGGAGTTCACTGAGGCAGAGAGCAACATGAATGATCTCGTCTCTGAGTACCAGCAATACCAGGATGCCACTGCCGATGAGGAAGGCGAGTACGAGGACGAGGAAGAAGCGGTCCAGGAAATGTGAGAGGGGAAATATGCTGATCTCGCTGCACCTTGCGGTCCGCGATAGTGTTGTGGTATTATTGCGTTCCCTTTCCTTTATTTTTAGCTAGAAAGTATCACATGTGCTTGAATTGCTTCTATGTGAGCTTCtcatattatactgttatgttGGTTGTTGTGTTGTTGTTAGTTATGTGCTCATGTTTTTGCTACCAGACAACTTGTTGCTTGATATGCTTTCTCGCATATGTTGAAtactagatcatgtttaatatcAGTAGTTTTCAGCATCTTTTATCTTGTGTCACTTTAGTTGTCCGATTTTGGCTTGAAGCTACCAAAAATGTGACACTGTCGTGCACTCGTTGGACAAGTGTTTATTGTTTTATCTTCTCATTCCCAGGGCAAGTGATATGTATTCTTAATTCTATGAGTATATATTAGTTCTTGGTTCTCCACATTGTGAAGTAATACTCACCGGGTTACTGATATTTATCTCCACTTTGGTAAAACTTGATTCATTTGCTTGGTTCAGATTTGTTCATCCAATTTCTAAGGTTCTAGGAAGATAGTTTTTGTGAACGAAATTAACTGAGATTCTGCGACTTTTTATAGTTACAACATTCAACCTGGCAACGAGTTTTAAATGAAAAGCTGTTTGAGAGGGCTTTGATCACAAATGCTATGAGAGCTTTTCGGGTAGCTATGTTGAGTggacttttaatcattttagtTGATAATTTTGGGGCATGTATCCTTGGAGCATATTTTAAAGTACGCATCATTGGGGCACCGTCACAATAATTTGTAACGCATGAATAATCTCATATCAAATAAGAAAGGTTTGTGAATGAAAATCTGTTGATAAGGAaccttagtaataataattgaatttaaatattttgtgctAGTGATTCCAGTCTAGCTAGTTATTAGTGTTAGAGGTTCGGTTCCTTATATTTGGTATTAAATATGAATACCAGTAAGAAGTGTAAAGGTTTAAGTACTATGCAGGCCAAAGTACTGCACAATGGATTTAGTAGGAgccattttttaaattagcagaagttatttttagaattttatatcGTCTAGTAATTCTGATTTATGCGTGTGATTAGATTTCAACCTGACAAAAATATTAGGTTTAAATTGGATCATGACTAGGATGTCGGGGTTTAAACGAGAGAAGTTTATCTctacatcggatgggaaagaaATTATGCATAAGAATATAAGGACCAGAGACCCTAACATTAATAATTAGGCTTAATTTTGAACCGGTGGTTTGGGTTCAACGAATTATTAGCGCTACTAGTGGGTCGGATGGTTACAATAACATGTCTGAAATAGTTCTTCTTGGCATTTAGAATCATAACAAAATAAAGAGTTTTTAGGTATATAAAGTGCAAGAGTAAGGTAAATGACAAGTTAGCAACCCTTTTGTTTtgcattaaaagaaaaaaaaatcattaagaACAAAAAACAACCTTTATTCCTGTTTTATGGCTGCAAATGATATTTATTTGATATGTTACCTGCAGATTAGGATTAGTTACACTCATATTATACAGtacttttagctttttttttttttatttgctgtttgtattattttttctctttaaggacttcactaaattttattttatttattttttcaaactttACTCTATATGCAATAAATTTATGTGatcttttagatcaaaattagTAGGTCTATTACATTGCACTGATTAAAAGTAATAGAGTacatatttagtatattttaatagagagaaaatatagaaaaatagtaaaaataatagcTCAAAGTAATTTGAGAGAAATTTCTAATGAATATATCTTAAaaatctattttgattttttttcctactatgTATTAACagaataatttttcaattttgttttccTTAAAAATAATAAGCAGTGAATATTGCTTTATTCCTGGAACTTATCAAATAGAGcctaaattttgatattagcctcttttacgagagaaaaaaaatgcataaaaatagcaaaaaaaaaaaagtagttgaaaataatttaatagaaacTTACGATGAagatttattttgctttttattCTTGCTATCTAAACAGTACTTTTTATTATGGTTGTtagtttttgtttaaaataataaatt contains the following coding sequences:
- the LOC109708988 gene encoding tubulin beta-1 chain, with the translated sequence MREILHVQGGQCGNQIGSKFWEVVCDEHGIDPTGRYAGTSDLQLERVNVYYNEASCGRFVPRAVLMDLEPGTMDSVRTGPYGQIFRPDNFVFGQSGAGNNWAKGHYTEGAELIDSVLDVVRKEAENCDCLQGFQVCHSLGGGTGSGMGTLLISKIREEYPDRMMLTFSVFPSPKVSDTVVEPYNATLSVHQLVENADECMVLDNEALYDICFRTLKLTTPSFGDLNHLISATMSGVTCCLRFPGQLNSDLRKLAVNLIPFPRLHFFMVGFAPLTSRGSQQYRALTVPELTQQMWDSKNMMCAADPRHGRYLTASAMFRGKMSTKEVDEQMINVQNKNSSYFVEWIPNNVKSSVCDIPPRGLSMASTFIGNSTSIQEMFRRVSEQFTAMFRRKAFLHWYTGEGMDEMEFTEAESNMNDLVSEYQQYQDATADEEGEYEDEEEAVQEM